The Patescibacteria group bacterium genome window below encodes:
- a CDS encoding glycosyltransferase family 2 protein, which translates to MKKAIFTLVQNEKFFLPIWLKYYSRYFAPEDIYILDHNTSDGSTDNLKAKVIKLDYPGFFDHLWMNQTVKDFQKKLLNDYDVVVFVEADEILASVKEPDFAKAIDEEIKDKDYLPARGFEIIDKERSPLLPGKIIAQKHFGIWEKLYNKNLISKVALDWGMGFHALDTTEAENSNFVLIHLHRVDYQEYIKRKLNFAKKEKTKEHRWWGWQNKLEKEKDIIKYFKKDDKNLIKIPQEIRRIDL; encoded by the coding sequence ATGAAAAAAGCTATTTTTACCTTAGTGCAAAATGAAAAATTTTTCTTGCCTATTTGGCTTAAATATTACAGTCGCTACTTTGCTCCAGAGGATATCTATATTTTAGATCATAATACTTCGGATGGCAGTACAGACAACCTTAAAGCCAAAGTAATTAAATTAGACTACCCCGGCTTTTTTGATCATCTTTGGATGAATCAGACAGTTAAAGATTTCCAAAAAAAACTTTTAAATGATTATGATGTTGTTGTTTTTGTTGAGGCTGATGAAATTCTAGCCTCTGTTAAAGAGCCTGACTTTGCGAAAGCCATAGATGAAGAAATAAAAGATAAAGACTATCTACCAGCCAGGGGTTTTGAGATTATAGACAAAGAAAGGTCTCCCCTACTACCCGGTAAAATCATTGCTCAAAAACATTTCGGTATTTGGGAAAAATTATATAATAAAAATTTAATCAGCAAAGTAGCTCTTGATTGGGGCATGGGGTTTCATGCGCTTGATACAACAGAGGCGGAAAATTCAAACTTCGTTTTAATACATCTTCACAGAGTTGATTATCAAGAATATATAAAAAGAAAACTCAATTTTGCCAAAAAAGAAAAGACCAAAGAACATCGTTGGTGGGGTTGGCAAAACAAATTAGAGAAAGAAAAAGATATAATAAAATATTTTAAAAAAGATGACAAAAACTTAATAAAGATTCCCCAGGAAATAAGAAGAATAGATTTGTAA
- a CDS encoding CAP domain-containing protein, giving the protein MKIKLILVILFLAGLVFFWWWGSGTSPWSEENIFSGESSSSVGQMLEPLRLDRQEIVNSYFTVEGIMAESNKHRAKEGLSPLTLSPKLNEAAKLKVEDMFEYQYFEHISLKGDGPGDLAKKVDYDFLSVGENLALGNFKNDQELVDGWMNNPGHRANIMNPFYSEIGIAFGEGNFEDKKTWLIVQEFGLPSSVCPGPDKNDELLIERNKKEMERLEVELQEKKRALEETEPKYGEPYNTRVKEYNATADLFNQYVKQTKEIMDRYNASARRYNSCLKENTGN; this is encoded by the coding sequence ATGAAAATAAAGCTAATATTAGTTATTTTATTCTTAGCTGGCCTGGTTTTCTTTTGGTGGTGGGGGAGTGGCACTTCTCCTTGGTCTGAGGAAAACATCTTTTCCGGGGAAAGTAGCAGTTCAGTGGGTCAGATGCTTGAACCCTTGCGTCTTGACCGGCAAGAAATTGTTAATTCTTACTTTACAGTAGAGGGGATTATGGCTGAATCTAATAAACATAGAGCAAAAGAAGGACTCTCGCCTTTAACTCTTTCGCCAAAACTTAATGAGGCGGCTAAGTTGAAAGTAGAGGATATGTTTGAGTATCAGTACTTTGAACATATTTCCTTAAAGGGGGATGGCCCTGGAGATTTGGCTAAAAAAGTTGATTATGATTTCTTGTCGGTGGGAGAAAACTTAGCTTTAGGTAATTTTAAAAACGATCAAGAGCTAGTAGATGGTTGGATGAATAATCCAGGTCACCGAGCGAATATTATGAACCCTTTTTATTCGGAAATTGGTATAGCTTTTGGGGAAGGCAATTTTGAGGATAAAAAAACCTGGTTAATTGTCCAAGAATTTGGCTTACCTTCTTCTGTCTGTCCCGGACCGGATAAAAACGATGAGTTATTGATTGAAAGAAATAAAAAGGAGATGGAAAGACTAGAAGTTGAATTACAAGAGAAAAAGCGTGCTCTTGAGGAAACAGAACCTAAGTATGGAGAGCCATATAATACTAGAGTTAAGGAATATAACGCTACTGCTGATTTGTTTAATCAATATGTTAAACAAACTAAGGAGATTATGGATAGATATAACGCTTCAGCCAGACGGTATAATAGTTGTTTGAAAGAAAATACGGGTAACTAA
- a CDS encoding GerMN domain-containing protein, which translates to MPRRKLIYIYLLIIGLTLAVIVYRDKQVEKANLLNSLISNFEECRLANYPVSEEGGLKKCLTPDGRVFLQKSQANEAKKEPATYKDFLIVEQPLGDSVIDSPVFISGKARGNWFFEAVLPVYLENQEGVTIATGYVEALDEWMSEEFVPFSGELTFIHDKTEDGFLIFGKNNPSALSEFDDSFALPVVIKQSSSLIPLTVFFINEQEEGEEAFECSNVKAVNKQAKLQGSLAETSLKTLLLGPDTAELNAGYSSIIPKGVKLNYLNILEDGRAEADFSEELNTLAGSCAVLAARAQIEKTLLQFPHITSVTISINGDVETALQP; encoded by the coding sequence ATGCCCCGCCGAAAACTTATTTATATTTATCTCTTAATAATTGGCTTAACCTTAGCCGTTATTGTCTATAGGGATAAGCAAGTTGAAAAAGCCAATCTCTTAAATTCGCTTATTAGCAACTTCGAAGAATGTCGGCTAGCCAATTATCCGGTTAGTGAAGAAGGTGGCCTTAAAAAATGCCTAACACCAGACGGGAGGGTTTTTTTACAAAAAAGCCAAGCCAATGAAGCTAAAAAAGAACCAGCTACCTACAAAGATTTTTTAATTGTTGAACAACCTTTGGGTGACAGTGTTATTGATTCTCCGGTTTTTATTTCAGGAAAAGCACGCGGTAATTGGTTTTTTGAAGCAGTCTTGCCAGTGTACCTAGAAAACCAAGAAGGAGTAACTATAGCGACTGGTTATGTTGAGGCACTGGATGAATGGATGAGCGAAGAATTTGTTCCCTTTAGTGGAGAGCTTACTTTTATACACGACAAAACAGAAGATGGCTTTTTAATTTTTGGCAAAAATAACCCTTCTGCCTTAAGCGAGTTTGATGATAGCTTTGCACTACCGGTTGTTATTAAACAATCTTCTTCTTTAATTCCCTTAACTGTTTTCTTTATAAACGAGCAAGAAGAAGGCGAAGAGGCTTTCGAATGTTCTAACGTAAAAGCTGTAAACAAACAAGCAAAGCTTCAAGGTAGTTTAGCAGAAACTTCCCTAAAAACTCTTCTTTTAGGACCTGACACCGCCGAATTAAACGCCGGCTACAGTTCAATTATTCCAAAAGGGGTTAAACTTAACTATTTAAATATTTTAGAAGACGGCAGAGCTGAAGCAGATTTTTCCGAAGAGCTAAATACTTTAGCAGGCTCTTGTGCTGTCTTAGCCGCCAGAGCACAAATTGAAAAAACTCTTCTTCAGTTTCCTCATATAACCTCGGTAACAATTTCTATTAATGGTGACGTTGAAACCGCCCTACAACCTTAA
- a CDS encoding PQQ-dependent sugar dehydrogenase → MNKVLKYFLIGLVSVVLIYAIYLLGSYLAWFKKPHTSLPGVSSLEELKLKMDLKEGKENEEGEDNKKTNLNLRDDYSFQIIADNLFVPWSLVFTDENRLLISERNGYIKEVVSDQLNENSLIHFEEVSQQSEEGLMGLALDPDYKTNQTLYACLAYQKDNGALANKVISLLDNGSSIERSSVVIDNLPSARYHAGCRLMFLPDKTLLITVGDAAQRDLAQSMESLAGKILRINKDGSVPEDNPFYPSPIYSLGHRNPQGLAYDGVNKIIWSSEHGPSVFDGPAGGDEINIIEPGNNYGWPLISHEKSKEGLISPLIQFTPATAPGSLLYYDHQAWPEFRGTLLYGALRGEALYRLVLNPKNPREIIWYETIPQVSFGRIREVIQSPEGAIYLTTSNRDGRGSLRANDDKIYRLKAE, encoded by the coding sequence ATGAATAAAGTTCTTAAATACTTTCTAATAGGCTTAGTCTCAGTCGTCTTAATTTATGCAATATATTTACTGGGTTCATATCTAGCTTGGTTTAAAAAACCCCACACTTCCCTACCTGGTGTTTCAAGTCTTGAGGAACTTAAGCTTAAGATGGATCTTAAGGAAGGAAAAGAAAACGAAGAAGGCGAAGATAACAAAAAAACAAACCTTAATTTACGTGATGATTACTCTTTTCAAATTATTGCCGATAATCTCTTTGTTCCTTGGAGCTTGGTCTTTACAGACGAAAACCGACTCTTGATTAGTGAAAGAAACGGCTATATTAAAGAAGTGGTTAGTGATCAGCTAAATGAAAATTCTTTAATTCATTTTGAAGAAGTATCGCAACAATCTGAAGAAGGTTTAATGGGTCTTGCCCTTGACCCTGATTATAAAACTAACCAAACTCTTTACGCTTGCTTAGCTTACCAAAAAGACAATGGTGCTTTGGCTAATAAGGTTATTTCCTTATTGGATAACGGAAGTTCAATAGAAAGATCTTCTGTGGTTATAGACAACCTACCCTCAGCTCGCTATCACGCTGGTTGTCGCCTAATGTTTTTACCAGATAAAACTCTTTTAATTACTGTCGGTGACGCGGCCCAACGTGATTTAGCTCAATCTATGGAAAGTTTAGCTGGTAAGATTCTAAGAATTAATAAAGACGGTTCAGTGCCAGAAGATAACCCTTTTTATCCATCACCTATCTACTCTTTAGGTCATCGTAACCCCCAGGGCTTGGCTTATGATGGTGTTAACAAAATAATCTGGTCATCCGAACACGGACCTTCTGTTTTTGATGGACCAGCTGGTGGAGATGAAATAAATATTATAGAGCCGGGTAATAACTACGGCTGGCCCTTGATTTCACATGAAAAAAGTAAAGAAGGACTTATTTCACCTCTTATCCAATTTACTCCCGCTACCGCCCCAGGGTCTCTCCTTTATTACGATCACCAAGCGTGGCCGGAATTTAGAGGAACTCTTCTATACGGCGCTCTACGTGGTGAAGCTTTATACAGACTAGTACTTAACCCAAAAAACCCAAGAGAAATAATTTGGTATGAAACCATTCCCCAAGTCTCGTTCGGTAGGATAAGAGAGGTGATTCAATCGCCAGAAGGTGCAATCTATTTAACGACTTCCAACCGAGATGGTAGAGGCTCTCTTAGAGCTAATGATGACAAAATATATCGCTTAAAAGCAGAGTAA
- a CDS encoding cell division protein FtsQ/DivIB has product MRSQKWMGRRHHRQNPYFKQKKKDGFLKKFWSYWQSLSKRTKLRVVVIFFSLIILSWLFIFSEVFLIKEIKVEGLKHESSSTVSMLARHQSEEKLFKIFPQDRLWVFNKEALREAIMERHPSFLEIKIKKKPLSVLLIEVKEREPVVLWYEGGNYYKADQEGWVVSLVEETNHGLPIIYNDGANRMEGLKLNYSAKAIASFLAVEKRWPLLSFKVSPRQYVVDNEERTIKIVLDTGAIVFLPDEPSLINEQLERLEIYLGSLEGAKVVNLSYIDLRYGDRVYSR; this is encoded by the coding sequence ATGAGAAGCCAGAAATGGATGGGTCGTCGACATCATCGCCAAAACCCCTATTTTAAACAAAAGAAAAAAGACGGTTTTTTAAAGAAGTTTTGGTCTTACTGGCAATCTTTGTCAAAAAGAACCAAGCTTAGGGTTGTTGTTATATTTTTTTCTTTAATCATATTATCTTGGCTCTTTATTTTTTCCGAAGTTTTTTTAATTAAAGAGATTAAGGTTGAGGGACTTAAACATGAGAGCTCCTCTACGGTTTCCATGTTAGCACGTCACCAAAGCGAAGAAAAACTTTTTAAAATTTTTCCCCAAGATAGACTTTGGGTTTTTAATAAAGAAGCCTTAAGAGAAGCGATTATGGAAAGACATCCTTCTTTTTTGGAAATTAAGATAAAGAAAAAACCTTTGTCGGTTTTGTTAATAGAAGTTAAGGAAAGAGAGCCGGTTGTTTTGTGGTATGAAGGAGGTAATTATTATAAAGCAGATCAGGAAGGTTGGGTGGTTAGTTTAGTAGAAGAAACAAATCACGGATTACCGATTATTTACAATGATGGGGCAAATAGGATGGAAGGACTTAAACTGAATTATTCAGCTAAGGCCATAGCTAGTTTTTTGGCGGTAGAGAAAAGGTGGCCACTTCTATCTTTTAAGGTCTCTCCCCGACAGTATGTGGTTGATAACGAAGAGCGTACGATTAAAATAGTACTTGATACCGGGGCAATCGTCTTTTTACCAGATGAACCCTCCTTAATTAACGAGCAGTTAGAGAGACTGGAAATATACTTAGGCAGCCTGGAAGGAGCTAAGGTTGTTAACCTTTCTTATATTGACCTTCGCTACGGAGATAGGGTATACTCTAGGTAG
- the serS gene encoding serine--tRNA ligase codes for MLDLDFIRKNSELVKQNTLNRNSQADIDELLRLDEDRRSLIATIEELRSTRNKVSRQHQKPSAEEIIEMKKVGEEIVELEKKLTDIEEALKKIWLSVPNLTHSEVLVSDDENNNPVLEQVGEMPKFFFEAKDHLELALNLDLLDLEKAAKVTGAKFYYLKKELAVLQLALVQYVMKMIIDKGYSALNGPDLIKTELLEALGFNPRGESSQVYHLEEHGLSLIGTSEVTLGAYHANEVLEQKALPLKYVSHSRCYRTEAGSYSKFSKGIFRVHQFDKVEMFVFCLPEDSEKIHNELLAIQKEIFNSLGLTYRIVDHCTADLGAPALRTFDLEAWFPGKPNTQGEIGDWGEVTSVSQCGDYQSRGLNIKYLQDNGEKALVHTLNGTGIAVTRAIAAIMEQFQTADGKVSIPEVLWPYTGFKSLE; via the coding sequence ATGTTGGATCTTGATTTTATCAGAAAAAATTCAGAGTTGGTTAAACAAAATACGCTTAACCGTAATTCACAAGCTGACATAGACGAACTTTTGCGCCTTGATGAAGATAGACGGTCTTTAATTGCCACCATTGAAGAACTTCGTTCTACTCGTAATAAAGTTTCTCGGCAACATCAAAAACCCTCAGCCGAAGAAATTATTGAAATGAAAAAAGTTGGAGAAGAGATAGTTGAGCTTGAAAAGAAGTTGACTGACATAGAAGAAGCTTTAAAAAAGATTTGGCTCTCTGTACCTAACCTTACTCATAGTGAAGTCTTGGTTAGTGATGATGAAAACAATAATCCGGTTTTGGAGCAGGTAGGAGAAATGCCCAAGTTTTTTTTTGAGGCCAAAGATCATCTTGAGTTAGCTTTAAATTTAGATTTACTTGATCTTGAAAAAGCTGCTAAAGTAACTGGAGCGAAATTTTATTATTTAAAAAAAGAATTAGCGGTTCTACAATTAGCTTTGGTTCAATATGTTATGAAAATGATTATTGATAAGGGGTACTCTGCTCTTAACGGTCCTGATCTCATTAAAACCGAGCTACTTGAAGCTTTGGGCTTTAATCCGCGAGGTGAGTCTTCACAAGTTTATCATCTAGAAGAACATGGTCTGAGTTTAATAGGTACTTCTGAGGTAACCTTGGGAGCTTATCATGCTAACGAAGTTTTAGAACAAAAAGCTTTGCCCTTAAAATATGTTTCTCATTCCCGTTGTTATAGAACCGAAGCTGGTAGTTATTCTAAATTTTCCAAAGGCATTTTTCGTGTTCATCAGTTTGATAAAGTAGAGATGTTTGTTTTTTGTCTTCCCGAAGATAGTGAGAAGATTCATAATGAACTTTTAGCTATTCAAAAAGAAATTTTTAATTCACTTGGCTTAACCTATAGAATCGTAGATCACTGCACCGCTGATCTTGGAGCTCCGGCTTTACGTACTTTTGATCTTGAGGCTTGGTTTCCGGGTAAGCCCAATACCCAAGGAGAGATCGGGGATTGGGGAGAAGTAACGTCTGTTTCACAATGCGGAGATTATCAGTCTAGAGGGCTTAATATTAAGTATTTACAGGATAACGGAGAAAAGGCCTTGGTTCATACCCTCAACGGTACTGGTATAGCCGTTACAAGAGCCATAGCGGCCATTATGGAGCAGTTTCAGACAGCAGACGGGAAAGTAAGCATACCAGAGGTTTTATGGCCTTATACGGGCTTTAAGAGCCTTGAATAG
- the lysS gene encoding lysine--tRNA ligase, translating to MSEIKVSEREDRLAKLKELKAKGIDPYPAKTNRADMIGVVLADFTNLLSSEKQIVIAGRVRALRTHGSLTFVDLEDDSGRMQLMLSSDNVGEESFNDFVSYIDVGDFIEARGVCHLTKTEQPSLLLDYWKLLTKALRPLPDKRHGLQDEEERLRKRYLDILMNPELKELIRKRSRFWNSMREFLSSRGFLEVETPVLETTTGGADARPFITHHHALDINVYLRISAGELWQKRLMVAGFDKTFEIGRQFRNEGMSHEHAQDYTQMEFYWGYADYRMGMELVTELYRHIAKETFNTSKFTIGEFEVDLDQPWTEYDYTSIIKEKTGVDIDKIDLKEIELVLQKLKINYDKNGFNLTRAIDNLWKYCRKTLAGPGFLVNVPVFMEPLAKRMPDNPKLVQRFQVIIAGSEMGKGYSELNDPIDQAERFAEQQSLRAAGDDEAHMNDKDFVEALEYGMPPTCGFGISERLFSFLSNRSIRECQIFPLLRPKQE from the coding sequence ATGAGTGAAATAAAAGTAAGCGAAAGAGAGGATAGACTGGCTAAGCTTAAAGAACTTAAAGCTAAGGGTATTGATCCTTATCCAGCTAAAACCAACAGAGCCGATATGATTGGTGTTGTTTTGGCTGATTTTACTAACCTCTTATCTTCTGAAAAACAAATAGTAATAGCCGGGCGTGTGCGGGCTTTAAGGACCCATGGTAGTCTGACCTTTGTAGATCTTGAAGATGATTCCGGTAGAATGCAGTTAATGTTAAGTTCAGATAATGTGGGAGAAGAATCTTTTAATGACTTTGTTTCATACATTGATGTTGGGGACTTTATTGAAGCTCGAGGTGTTTGCCATTTAACCAAAACCGAACAACCAAGTTTACTACTTGATTATTGGAAGCTTTTAACTAAAGCTTTGCGCCCCCTACCAGATAAGCGACATGGACTCCAGGACGAAGAAGAAAGACTACGTAAAAGATATTTGGATATTCTTATGAATCCGGAATTAAAGGAATTGATTCGTAAACGATCTCGCTTTTGGAATTCCATGCGTGAGTTTTTAAGTTCAAGAGGTTTTTTGGAAGTTGAGACCCCGGTTTTAGAAACCACTACGGGTGGAGCCGATGCCAGACCTTTCATAACCCATCATCATGCTTTGGATATTAATGTTTATCTACGTATCTCGGCTGGGGAACTTTGGCAAAAAAGATTAATGGTAGCGGGTTTTGATAAAACCTTTGAGATCGGGCGACAGTTTAGAAATGAAGGCATGAGTCATGAACATGCTCAAGACTATACCCAAATGGAGTTTTATTGGGGCTATGCCGATTACCGAATGGGCATGGAATTAGTCACTGAACTTTATCGCCATATTGCCAAAGAAACTTTTAATACTAGTAAATTCACTATTGGGGAATTTGAGGTTGATTTGGATCAGCCTTGGACTGAGTATGATTATACCTCAATCATTAAAGAAAAAACCGGTGTTGATATTGATAAAATAGACCTAAAAGAAATTGAGCTGGTTTTACAAAAACTAAAAATCAATTACGATAAAAACGGTTTTAATTTAACCAGAGCTATAGACAACCTATGGAAGTATTGTCGTAAAACCTTAGCCGGTCCGGGCTTTTTAGTTAATGTACCGGTCTTTATGGAGCCTTTGGCTAAACGTATGCCGGATAATCCGAAGTTAGTACAACGTTTTCAGGTAATTATTGCCGGTTCGGAAATGGGTAAGGGGTACAGTGAATTAAATGATCCCATAGACCAAGCAGAGCGTTTTGCTGAGCAACAGAGCTTGCGAGCAGCCGGTGATGACGAAGCTCATATGAATGACAAAGATTTTGTGGAGGCTTTGGAATACGGCATGCCCCCGACTTGCGGTTTTGGGATAAGCGAAAGACTTTTTTCTTTCTTATCTAACCGTTCAATTCGCGAATGCCAAATCTTCCCGCTTTTAAGACCAAAACAGGAATAG
- the greA gene encoding transcription elongation factor GreA — protein sequence MSDQQIISEEGYEKLKEELNTLSTVRRREIAERIERAKELGDLSENAEYADAKEAQAFNEGRIMEITSLLKNITVVSGGNKNEVGMGSKISVEVNGEVKDYTIVSFNEADPISGKISNESPMGMAFEGKKVGDKVTVQTPKGEVVYIIKKIG from the coding sequence ATGTCAGATCAACAAATTATCTCCGAAGAGGGGTATGAAAAATTAAAAGAAGAGCTTAATACCCTAAGTACTGTACGTCGTCGGGAGATTGCCGAAAGGATAGAGAGGGCTAAAGAGTTAGGAGATTTAAGCGAGAATGCCGAATATGCGGATGCCAAGGAGGCTCAGGCCTTTAATGAGGGTCGTATTATGGAAATTACTTCTTTACTGAAAAACATTACGGTAGTTAGTGGTGGTAACAAAAACGAAGTTGGTATGGGATCTAAGATTAGTGTGGAAGTTAACGGAGAAGTAAAAGATTACACCATTGTTAGCTTTAACGAAGCTGATCCAATAAGTGGTAAGATTTCCAATGAATCTCCTATGGGTATGGCTTTTGAGGGTAAGAAAGTAGGGGATAAGGTAACGGTTCAGACCCCTAAGGGAGAAGTTGTTTATATTATAAAGAAGATAGGTTAA
- a CDS encoding prepilin-type N-terminal cleavage/methylation domain-containing protein yields the protein MILINRKNKRAFTLIELLVVIAIIGVLSTLVVVALGNSRAGARDAKRVSDLKSLANALELYYANNNEYPSSITTGGQLTDGTVVYMSKVPENPSNDSGGICGSYDYYYTSSGNDYAISFCLDKGFDNLNKGYYFMSPSGLNGGLVQYYNFEEGSGGSVLDIVGGKTGNWVGSGSRYTNNAKFGNFSGVFNGTNDYITIAGANTYPNFTLSAWIRRPNVANLHNIVSGGGALAYISTHLATFRLYDGQTWRIVTTPPLNADPAWNHVALTFESASKHYKMYVNGVVGYESVGLGTYIDGRLGAIGVWATGTERWFNGSIDDVMLYNRVLSSQEVKALYQAGQ from the coding sequence ATGATTTTAATAAATAGAAAAAACAAAAGAGCTTTTACCTTAATAGAACTGTTAGTCGTTATAGCTATCATAGGAGTATTGTCTACTTTGGTCGTAGTAGCTTTAGGTAATTCACGAGCTGGGGCAAGAGATGCTAAGAGGGTTAGTGATTTAAAATCTTTAGCTAATGCTTTGGAATTGTATTATGCTAATAATAACGAATATCCTTCATCTATAACAACCGGAGGACAATTAACAGATGGCACAGTTGTATATATGTCTAAAGTTCCTGAAAATCCTTCTAATGATTCAGGAGGTATTTGCGGCAGTTATGATTACTATTACACTTCTTCCGGTAATGATTATGCTATAAGTTTTTGTTTGGATAAAGGTTTTGATAACTTAAATAAAGGATATTATTTTATGAGCCCCTCGGGACTTAATGGTGGTCTGGTTCAATATTATAATTTTGAAGAAGGATCAGGCGGCTCTGTTCTTGATATTGTGGGAGGTAAGACCGGTAACTGGGTGGGTAGTGGTTCAAGATATACAAATAATGCTAAATTTGGAAATTTTTCTGGTGTTTTTAACGGGACAAATGATTATATTACAATTGCCGGAGCAAATACTTATCCCAACTTTACTCTTTCGGCTTGGATAAGAAGACCAAATGTTGCAAATCTTCATAATATCGTATCGGGCGGAGGAGCTTTAGCTTACATTTCAACTCATCTTGCAACTTTTCGCCTGTACGATGGACAAACATGGAGAATTGTTACGACGCCACCTCTTAATGCTGATCCCGCATGGAATCATGTAGCTTTAACTTTTGAGAGTGCTTCAAAACATTATAAAATGTACGTTAATGGTGTTGTTGGTTATGAATCGGTTGGTTTGGGTACTTATATTGACGGGAGGCTGGGAGCCATAGGCGTCTGGGCAACTGGCACAGAACGTTGGTTTAACGGTTCAATTGATGATGTTATGCTATACAACAGAGTACTTTCTTCACAAGAAGTAAAGGCTCTTTATCAGGCAGGGCAATAA
- a CDS encoding prepilin-type N-terminal cleavage/methylation domain-containing protein, with protein sequence MILINRKNKKAFTLIELLVVIAIIGVLSTLVIVSLGDSRAKARDSKRLNDLKAMANALELYYANNNSYPQAANFSPGQPLEAGGIVYMSKVPNNPTPHTDGNCPDSDYLYSQAQSGQSYVIGFCLGSDTPSLASGVHTVTSEGLNNVGLIAWWKFDETSGSTATDHSSSGWNLTGINHAWLPSTDCRVGGCISFPGSSARAYTPTGKVFTSPNQQLTFAMWAYRTGSSDGHFSLFGSSYQGPNPYVWLFGNNSSSSLIIQHRTNSSYTGSTLCSSCISLNSWNHYVITTDWIAKKASIYKDGVHVNTVNLHSETLFPDTSHVKIVNAYSTGGGHGLYGRMDDYRIYNRVLSLEEIQMLYALGQ encoded by the coding sequence ATGATTTTAATAAATAGAAAAAACAAAAAAGCCTTTACTCTAATAGAACTATTAGTAGTTATAGCTATCATTGGTGTATTATCCACTCTAGTTATAGTGTCTCTAGGCGATTCAAGAGCTAAAGCTAGAGATTCTAAAAGATTAAATGATCTAAAAGCCATGGCTAATGCCCTAGAGCTGTATTATGCAAATAATAACTCATACCCCCAAGCAGCTAATTTTTCTCCTGGACAGCCCTTAGAAGCTGGTGGAATAGTCTACATGAGTAAGGTACCCAATAATCCAACTCCTCACACAGATGGTAATTGCCCAGATAGTGATTATCTTTATTCACAAGCTCAATCAGGGCAATCTTATGTTATAGGTTTTTGTTTAGGTTCAGATACCCCATCTCTGGCTTCAGGAGTTCACACTGTTACCTCAGAAGGTCTTAACAATGTTGGCCTTATTGCTTGGTGGAAATTTGATGAAACATCTGGTTCAACCGCCACTGATCATTCTTCTTCAGGCTGGAACCTTACCGGCATTAACCACGCCTGGCTACCTTCAACCGATTGCCGAGTTGGTGGCTGTATTAGTTTCCCCGGCAGTTCAGCTAGAGCTTATACTCCCACGGGTAAAGTTTTTACAAGTCCCAACCAACAACTAACCTTTGCCATGTGGGCTTATAGGACAGGGTCAAGTGATGGTCATTTTTCTTTATTTGGTTCAAGTTATCAAGGGCCAAATCCTTATGTGTGGCTTTTTGGAAATAATTCTTCGAGTAGTCTTATTATTCAGCATAGAACAAATTCATCATACACTGGCTCTACATTGTGTTCTTCTTGTATCTCTTTAAATTCTTGGAACCACTATGTTATCACCACAGACTGGATTGCTAAAAAAGCTTCTATCTACAAAGACGGAGTTCATGTTAATACAGTTAATCTTCATAGTGAAACGCTTTTTCCAGATACAAGTCATGTTAAAATTGTAAATGCTTATAGCACTGGAGGAGGACATGGTCTTTACGGTCGCATGGATGATTACCGAATATATAATAGGGTACTTTCTTTGGAAGAAATTCAGATGCTTTATGCGCTGGGTCAGTAA